One window of the Nitrospinota bacterium genome contains the following:
- the nhaA gene encoding Na+/H+ antiporter NhaA — protein MTVTSSVPGRERRFNAPFERAFYNIRTPVEAFIHQKKASGIVLFIFTTIAIIAVNSPLSELYLQVVNVDIHYQVGTWEMKETLQLWVSDGLMGIFFLMVGLEIKREILFGELSSPRKAALPVFAALGGIAFPAIIFSTLNSDAPANRGWAIPVATDIAFVIGVLALLGERIPKSFYIFLITLAVVDDLGAIMIIAIFYAKEISFAYLAKGAVILVLLIAFNLIGIRNYLPYLAFGAFLWFAMLKSGIHATMAGVIIAFTIPSKPKSNPFYFLQYIGELSNRIMEIKDDIDKLPVPPTGEEQAIKRHSFLQMLKNHAYLMESPLHRLHYDLTFPVAFVVMPIFAFTNAGIIIDPESIGNGFSSGITLGVFFGLIVGKFFGVLLSILISVKLGIAKLPSKMTMRHALGGAFLAGMGFTMSMFIAGLAYRGMPEYLAYAKLGILFGSLISGTLGYTFLRFTNNFKVAK, from the coding sequence ATGACGGTTACATCCTCGGTTCCCGGCAGGGAGAGAAGGTTCAACGCTCCTTTTGAACGGGCGTTCTATAATATCCGTACGCCTGTTGAAGCGTTCATTCACCAAAAGAAAGCAAGCGGCATAGTCCTTTTCATATTCACAACCATTGCGATAATCGCCGTGAATTCTCCGCTATCGGAGCTGTATCTTCAAGTCGTTAATGTGGACATACATTACCAGGTCGGCACTTGGGAAATGAAAGAGACGTTGCAACTCTGGGTTTCCGACGGTCTGATGGGGATATTTTTCCTCATGGTCGGTCTTGAAATAAAACGCGAGATCCTTTTCGGAGAACTTTCATCCCCCCGCAAAGCGGCACTCCCCGTTTTTGCCGCGCTTGGCGGAATCGCCTTTCCGGCAATTATTTTTTCAACACTCAATTCGGACGCTCCCGCCAACAGGGGCTGGGCAATTCCCGTAGCAACCGATATCGCATTTGTTATCGGTGTGCTCGCTCTCCTAGGGGAGAGGATCCCGAAGTCTTTTTACATTTTCCTGATTACTCTCGCTGTGGTTGACGACCTGGGGGCGATCATGATAATCGCCATCTTTTACGCAAAGGAGATTTCATTTGCCTACCTCGCAAAAGGTGCGGTCATACTAGTCCTCCTGATAGCCTTCAATCTTATCGGCATAAGGAATTATCTCCCATACCTAGCATTCGGCGCCTTCCTCTGGTTCGCAATGCTCAAGTCCGGCATACATGCAACAATGGCTGGCGTTATTATTGCTTTTACCATACCGTCGAAGCCCAAGAGCAACCCGTTTTATTTCCTTCAGTACATCGGCGAACTTTCAAACCGGATAATGGAAATCAAGGATGACATAGATAAACTGCCTGTCCCGCCAACCGGGGAGGAACAGGCTATCAAAAGGCACTCGTTCCTTCAGATGCTTAAAAACCACGCGTATCTGATGGAGTCTCCGTTGCATCGGCTCCACTACGATTTGACTTTTCCTGTGGCGTTTGTAGTGATGCCGATCTTCGCATTCACGAATGCCGGAATTATTATCGATCCGGAATCGATCGGTAACGGATTTTCCAGCGGCATTACGCTTGGGGTATTCTTCGGTCTGATAGTTGGAAAATTTTTCGGCGTTCTTCTTTCTATACTTATTTCGGTAAAGCTCGGCATCGCCAAACTCCCTTCAAAAATGACGATGCGCCATGCCCTCGGAGGCGCATTCCTTGCCGGAATGGGTTTTACCATGTCGATGTTCATAGCTGGTCTCGCTTACAGAGGAATGCCGGAATACCTTGCATATGCAAAACTGGGAATCCTTTTCGGTTCGCTGATTTCCGGTACGCTTGGGTATACCTTTCTCAGGTTCACAAACAATTTTAAAGTGGCGAAGTAG
- a CDS encoding cupin domain-containing protein, producing MEKINLNKRAEFNTEFRPQILKVGANYKTPLICMNPGQEIPPHPSGTGVFYFVSGKGVMTIDGVAHEVGAGDMVFVEKGESRGILALDPLTAFAVHITE from the coding sequence GTGGAAAAGATCAATCTCAACAAGAGAGCGGAATTTAATACGGAGTTCAGACCCCAGATACTAAAGGTAGGCGCCAACTATAAAACCCCCCTAATATGCATGAATCCGGGCCAGGAGATACCGCCGCATCCAAGCGGGACAGGGGTTTTCTATTTTGTAAGCGGAAAAGGGGTAATGACCATCGATGGAGTTGCTCACGAAGTTGGCGCGGGTGATATGGTTTTTGTGGAAAAAGGGGAGAGCAGGGGAATTCTTGCCTTGGATCCGCTTACCGCATTTGCCGTACATATTACTGAATAG